The following proteins come from a genomic window of Hypanus sabinus isolate sHypSab1 chromosome 9, sHypSab1.hap1, whole genome shotgun sequence:
- the LOC132399231 gene encoding centriolar coiled-coil protein of 110 kDa-like isoform X2 has translation MEDYEEFCKRHLARIQSEMIKHEISQSVYQKNNSVIHFHGIAVLSPLMKTERKLEMQQYRQKAMELELGQYKARKSALLTRVEEIIENIQVCKVPSNAECASEFKTIQHVNHSSVSPTSTKKSEDLDQSSQSLLELKENSSSGISDERCTQISELSRSICSVQTNGTSSVFVSTTKESETDVLPPEKESPDHYAMSLQNLLKKSREYIEREQNRRNGKNVCKDGTNESNSDKENEGIKVNDLENERNKISKSQSPVVVDKSSSTRSPLQSQVASMINESFKLPDKTALSTSTSDLPANSDLAAKSRKGSSKEFESDEEWINSSGCKYETSLFKSLTGSYAKLPNPEPSRSPKIHQRRPRTSTNIVINNPVNAYDLSPKEKFSGLPGTNHGQINIGGLDVRRAIPNELRAIADQEEIERSVAKLQDLSLSLGKINDIVTKNNPQYICSEFSEKSELSKIRNMVDNEVNLPTRSLIHKDSYDLERTPSLLASGLEISQLSTAQNELNLSGQKTSSLIEKAKQGSPVILNQSYDVKHPSPVLLQAHNTRQQTDFLLGSFESEASPQSNMDIKVKRKLVLESKQSAAKTTASSLQELNMLIQERHHRVPITRKENEVPLNNHIKTVDEEIITKHMMAFVEMRKQLEEQHTLQLSMLIAEQEKEQEKLRREIEEQERRLREQTSFMRESSESCSSKETSLDWKRISGNYFVSSLVNRMDGSHSVLTSNSIRADSSFSRWGLGDDEVQSSNFIGRLRNRWLQMNAPEIHQKFNKITALAKGFLTRRLMKTVKLKQLQQTVKDTMEFINNFQTEAPLKRGAVSSQDISLQERVVAQLRAALYEIHDIFFVLSPNERMQILSQDREIRKEKQLRQMEKWKSPKEKIALSIATQKSLDRKRQIKAAEMGIHSKQKPQGKQKASCETRILQPSQGQNAPVQRLLHRQGVHTSKKGVEQNRERDTESRFPRKTGPGVCPGKVPKTKSNVTTR, from the exons ATGGAAGACTATGAGGAGTTCTGCAAGAGGCATTTAGCCAGGATTCAATCAGAAATGATAAAACATGAAATTTCACAATCAGTCTACCAGAAGAACAACTCTGTTATTCATTTTCATGGAATAGCTGTACTTTCTCCTTTG ATGAAGACTGAAAGAAAACTGGAAATGCAGCAGTACAGACAAAAGGCTATGGAGTTGGAGCTAGGTCAGTACAAAGCAAGAAAAAGTGCCTTACTTACCCGTGTGGAAGAAATTATTGAAAATATACAG GTATGTAAAGTGCCAAGTAATGCTGAATGTGCAAGTGAATTCAAAACAATACAACATGTTAACCATTCTTCAGTTTCACCAACGTCTACTAAAAAATCAGAGGATCTTGATCAATCATCTCAGTCATTGTTGGAGTTAAAGGAGAATAGTTCCAGTGGaatttctgatgaaagatgtACTCAAATAAGTGAGCTTTCCAGATCAATCTGTAGTGTTCAAACTAACGGCACTAGTTCAGTATTTGTGAGCACTACAAAAGAATCAGAGACTGATGTACTGCCACCTGAAAAGGAATCTCCTGATCACTATGCAATGAGTCTCCAGAACCTGCTTAAAAAGTCAAGGGAATACATAGAGAGAGAACAAAATCGACGTAATGGGAAAAACGTTTGCAAGGATGGTACAAATGAAAGCAATTCAGATAAAGAAAATGAAGGTATTAAAGTCAATGACTTGGAAAACGAAAGAAACAAAATTTCTAAAAGTCAGAGTCCTGTTGTAGTTGATAAATCAAGCAGTACAAGGTCACCTTTACAATCACAAGTTGCTTCTATGATAAATGAAAGCTTTAAATTGCCTGATAAAACAGCACTTAGCACATCTACTTCAGATTTACCTGCAAATTCAGATTTAGCAGCCAAATCAAGGAAAGGCTCATCTAAAGAATTTGAGTCAGATGAGGAATGGATAAACAGCTCGGGATGTAAATATGAAACTAGTTTGTTTAAAAGCCTAACAGGATCTTATGCCAAACTGCCCAATCCTGAACCAAGTCGTAGTCCTAAAATACACCAAAGACGTCCCAGAACTTCAACCAATATTGTAATTAATAATCCAGTGAATGCTTATGACCTAAGCCCAAAAGAAAAATTCAGTGGCCTACCTGGGACTAATCATGGTCAAATAAATATTGGTGGCCTTGATGTAAGAAGAGCTATTCCAAATGAGCTTCGAGCAATTGCCGATCAAGAAGAAATTGAAAGAAGTGTTGCAAAACTACAAGATCTTTCATTGTCTTTGGGAAAGATAAATGATATAGTTACAAAAAATAATCCACAGTATATCTGCTCAGAATTTTCTGAAAAGTCTGAACTAAGTAAGATTAGAAATATGGTCGATAATGAAGTTAATTTGCCAACAAGGAGCTTAATTCATAAAGATTCATATGATTTGGAAAGGACTCCTTCATTACTTGCAAGTGGACTAGAAATAAGTCAGCTATCAACAGCCCAGAATGAACTTAATCTCAGTGGCCAAAAGACTAGCAGCCTGATTGAAAAGGCTAAACAAGGTTCACCTGTTATTCTTAATCAATCCTATGATGTCAAACATCCATCTCCAGTGCTATTGCAAGCCCATAATACAAGGCAACAAACTGATTTCTTGCTTGGATCTTTCGAAAGTGAAGCGAGTCCACAAAGCAACATGGACATTAAAGTCAAACGCAAGTTGGTTCTGGAAAGCAAACAATCTGCTGCAAAAACTACAGCCTCATCTCTCCAGGAGCTGAATATGTTGATTCAAGAAAGGCATCATAGAGTTCCTATAACCAGGAAGGAAAATGAAGTGCCCTTAAATAACCACATCAAGACAGTAG ATGAGGAGATCATCACAAAACATATGATGGCTTTTGTAGAAATGCGAAAGCAACTGGAAGAGCAACACACCTTACAGCTCTCTATGCTAATAGCTGAACAAGAGAAGGAGCAGGAAAAGCTGCGAAGG GAAATAGAAGAACAAGAAAGGCGACTGAGAGAGCAAACAAGTTTTATGAGGGAATCTTCTGAAAGTTGTTCAAGTAAAGAAACCTCCTTAGATTGGAAGAGAATAAGTGGAAACTATTTTGTGTCTTCCCTGGTAAACAGAATGGATGGCAGTCACTCTG TGCTCACCAGCAATTCGATACGTGCTGACTCTTCCTTCAGTCGTTGGGGACTTGGGGATGATGAAGTGCAGTCCTCCAACTTCATTGGCAGACTGAGGAATAGGTGGTTACAG ATGAATGCACCAGAAATCCATCAAAAATTTAATAAGATTACAGCTCTGGCAAAAGGATTTCTAACTCGAAGACTGATGAAAACAGTGAAATTAAAACAGCTTCAGCAGACTGTAAAA GATACCATGGAGTTTATAAATAACTTTCAGACAGAAGCACCCTTGAAAAGAGGTGCAGTTTCATCACAAGATATTTCACTGCAGGAAAGAGTTGTTGCTCAG TTGCGAGCTGCACTTTATGAGATACATgacattttctttgtattaagtccTAATGAGAGAATGCAGATCCTATCTCAAGATCGGGAAATTCGTAAAgaaaaacagctgagacaaatg GAGAAATGGAAGAGTCCTAAAGAAAAAATAGCCCTTTCAATTGCAACACAGAAATCTTTAGACAGGAAAAGGCAAATTAA AGCTGCTGAAATGGGAATACATAGTAAACAAAAGCCACAAGGAAAACAAAAAGCTTCATGTGAAACCAG AATTCTTCAACCAAGTCAAGGACAGAACGCCCCAGTTCAAAGGCTACTACACAGACAAGG
- the LOC132399231 gene encoding centriolar coiled-coil protein of 110 kDa-like isoform X4, whose translation MEDYEEFCKRHLARIQSEMIKHEISQSVYQKNNSVIHFHGIAVLSPLMKTERKLEMQQYRQKAMELELGQYKARKSALLTRVEEIIENIQVCKVPSNAECASEFKTIQHVNHSSVSPTSTKKSEDLDQSSQSLLELKENSSSGISDERCTQISELSRSICSVQTNGTSSVFVSTTKESETDVLPPEKESPDHYAMSLQNLLKKSREYIEREQNRRNGKNVCKDGTNESNSDKENEGIKVNDLENERNKISKSQSPVVVDKSSSTRSPLQSQVASMINESFKLPDKTALSTSTSDLPANSDLAAKSRKGSSKEFESDEEWINSSGCKYETSLFKSLTGSYAKLPNPEPSRSPKIHQRRPRTSTNIVINNPVNAYDLSPKEKFSGLPGTNHGQINIGGLDVRRAIPNELRAIADQEEIERSVAKLQDLSLSLGKINDIVTKNNPQYICSEFSEKSELSKIRNMVDNEVNLPTRSLIHKDSYDLERTPSLLASGLEISQLSTAQNELNLSGQKTSSLIEKAKQGSPVILNQSYDVKHPSPVLLQAHNTRQQTDFLLGSFESEASPQSNMDIKVKRKLVLESKQSAAKTTASSLQELNMLIQERHHRVPITRKENEVPLNNHIKTVDEEIITKHMMAFVEMRKQLEEQHTLQLSMLIAEQEKEQEKLRREIEEQERRLREQTSFMRESSESCSSKETSLDWKRISGNYFVSSLVNRMDGSHSVLTSNSIRADSSFSRWGLGDDEVQSSNFIGRLRNRWLQMNAPEIHQKFNKITALAKGFLTRRLMKTVKLKQLQQTVKDTMEFINNFQTEAPLKRGAVSSQDISLQERVVAQLRAALYEIHDIFFVLSPNERMQILSQDREIRKEKQLRQMEKWKSPKEKIALSIATQKSLDRKRQIKAAEMGIHSKQKPQGKQKASCETRILQPSQGQNAPVQRLLHRQGVHTSKKGVEQNRERDTESRFPRKTGPGETMAPVTIF comes from the exons ATGGAAGACTATGAGGAGTTCTGCAAGAGGCATTTAGCCAGGATTCAATCAGAAATGATAAAACATGAAATTTCACAATCAGTCTACCAGAAGAACAACTCTGTTATTCATTTTCATGGAATAGCTGTACTTTCTCCTTTG ATGAAGACTGAAAGAAAACTGGAAATGCAGCAGTACAGACAAAAGGCTATGGAGTTGGAGCTAGGTCAGTACAAAGCAAGAAAAAGTGCCTTACTTACCCGTGTGGAAGAAATTATTGAAAATATACAG GTATGTAAAGTGCCAAGTAATGCTGAATGTGCAAGTGAATTCAAAACAATACAACATGTTAACCATTCTTCAGTTTCACCAACGTCTACTAAAAAATCAGAGGATCTTGATCAATCATCTCAGTCATTGTTGGAGTTAAAGGAGAATAGTTCCAGTGGaatttctgatgaaagatgtACTCAAATAAGTGAGCTTTCCAGATCAATCTGTAGTGTTCAAACTAACGGCACTAGTTCAGTATTTGTGAGCACTACAAAAGAATCAGAGACTGATGTACTGCCACCTGAAAAGGAATCTCCTGATCACTATGCAATGAGTCTCCAGAACCTGCTTAAAAAGTCAAGGGAATACATAGAGAGAGAACAAAATCGACGTAATGGGAAAAACGTTTGCAAGGATGGTACAAATGAAAGCAATTCAGATAAAGAAAATGAAGGTATTAAAGTCAATGACTTGGAAAACGAAAGAAACAAAATTTCTAAAAGTCAGAGTCCTGTTGTAGTTGATAAATCAAGCAGTACAAGGTCACCTTTACAATCACAAGTTGCTTCTATGATAAATGAAAGCTTTAAATTGCCTGATAAAACAGCACTTAGCACATCTACTTCAGATTTACCTGCAAATTCAGATTTAGCAGCCAAATCAAGGAAAGGCTCATCTAAAGAATTTGAGTCAGATGAGGAATGGATAAACAGCTCGGGATGTAAATATGAAACTAGTTTGTTTAAAAGCCTAACAGGATCTTATGCCAAACTGCCCAATCCTGAACCAAGTCGTAGTCCTAAAATACACCAAAGACGTCCCAGAACTTCAACCAATATTGTAATTAATAATCCAGTGAATGCTTATGACCTAAGCCCAAAAGAAAAATTCAGTGGCCTACCTGGGACTAATCATGGTCAAATAAATATTGGTGGCCTTGATGTAAGAAGAGCTATTCCAAATGAGCTTCGAGCAATTGCCGATCAAGAAGAAATTGAAAGAAGTGTTGCAAAACTACAAGATCTTTCATTGTCTTTGGGAAAGATAAATGATATAGTTACAAAAAATAATCCACAGTATATCTGCTCAGAATTTTCTGAAAAGTCTGAACTAAGTAAGATTAGAAATATGGTCGATAATGAAGTTAATTTGCCAACAAGGAGCTTAATTCATAAAGATTCATATGATTTGGAAAGGACTCCTTCATTACTTGCAAGTGGACTAGAAATAAGTCAGCTATCAACAGCCCAGAATGAACTTAATCTCAGTGGCCAAAAGACTAGCAGCCTGATTGAAAAGGCTAAACAAGGTTCACCTGTTATTCTTAATCAATCCTATGATGTCAAACATCCATCTCCAGTGCTATTGCAAGCCCATAATACAAGGCAACAAACTGATTTCTTGCTTGGATCTTTCGAAAGTGAAGCGAGTCCACAAAGCAACATGGACATTAAAGTCAAACGCAAGTTGGTTCTGGAAAGCAAACAATCTGCTGCAAAAACTACAGCCTCATCTCTCCAGGAGCTGAATATGTTGATTCAAGAAAGGCATCATAGAGTTCCTATAACCAGGAAGGAAAATGAAGTGCCCTTAAATAACCACATCAAGACAGTAG ATGAGGAGATCATCACAAAACATATGATGGCTTTTGTAGAAATGCGAAAGCAACTGGAAGAGCAACACACCTTACAGCTCTCTATGCTAATAGCTGAACAAGAGAAGGAGCAGGAAAAGCTGCGAAGG GAAATAGAAGAACAAGAAAGGCGACTGAGAGAGCAAACAAGTTTTATGAGGGAATCTTCTGAAAGTTGTTCAAGTAAAGAAACCTCCTTAGATTGGAAGAGAATAAGTGGAAACTATTTTGTGTCTTCCCTGGTAAACAGAATGGATGGCAGTCACTCTG TGCTCACCAGCAATTCGATACGTGCTGACTCTTCCTTCAGTCGTTGGGGACTTGGGGATGATGAAGTGCAGTCCTCCAACTTCATTGGCAGACTGAGGAATAGGTGGTTACAG ATGAATGCACCAGAAATCCATCAAAAATTTAATAAGATTACAGCTCTGGCAAAAGGATTTCTAACTCGAAGACTGATGAAAACAGTGAAATTAAAACAGCTTCAGCAGACTGTAAAA GATACCATGGAGTTTATAAATAACTTTCAGACAGAAGCACCCTTGAAAAGAGGTGCAGTTTCATCACAAGATATTTCACTGCAGGAAAGAGTTGTTGCTCAG TTGCGAGCTGCACTTTATGAGATACATgacattttctttgtattaagtccTAATGAGAGAATGCAGATCCTATCTCAAGATCGGGAAATTCGTAAAgaaaaacagctgagacaaatg GAGAAATGGAAGAGTCCTAAAGAAAAAATAGCCCTTTCAATTGCAACACAGAAATCTTTAGACAGGAAAAGGCAAATTAA AGCTGCTGAAATGGGAATACATAGTAAACAAAAGCCACAAGGAAAACAAAAAGCTTCATGTGAAACCAG AATTCTTCAACCAAGTCAAGGACAGAACGCCCCAGTTCAAAGGCTACTACACAGACAAGG
- the LOC132399231 gene encoding centriolar coiled-coil protein of 110 kDa-like isoform X3, with product MEDYEEFCKRHLARIQSEMIKHEISQSVYQKNNSVIHFHGIAVLSPLMKTERKLEMQQYRQKAMELELGQYKARKSALLTRVEEIIENIQVCKVPSNAECASEFKTIQHVNHSSVSPTSTKKSEDLDQSSQSLLELKENSSSGISDERCTQISELSRSICSVQTNGTSSVFVSTTKESETDVLPPEKESPDHYAMSLQNLLKKSREYIEREQNRRNGKNVCKDGTNESNSDKENEGIKVNDLENERNKISKSQSPVVVDKSSSTRSPLQSQVASMINESFKLPDKTALSTSTSDLPANSDLAAKSRKGSSKEFESDEEWINSSGCKYETSLFKSLTGSYAKLPNPEPSRSPKIHQRRPRTSTNIVINNPVNAYDLSPKEKFSGLPGTNHGQINIGGLDVRRAIPNELRAIADQEEIERSVAKLQDLSLSLGKINDIVTKNNPQYICSEFSEKSELSKIRNMVDNEVNLPTRSLIHKDSYDLERTPSLLASGLEISQLSTAQNELNLSGQKTSSLIEKAKQGSPVILNQSYDVKHPSPVLLQAHNTRQQTDFLLGSFESEASPQSNMDIKVKRKLVLESKQSAAKTTASSLQELNMLIQERHHRVPITRKENEVPLNNHIKTVDEEIITKHMMAFVEMRKQLEEQHTLQLSMLIAEQEKEQEKLRREIEEQERRLREQTSFMRESSESCSSKETSLDWKRISGNYFVSSLVNRMDGSHSVLTSNSIRADSSFSRWGLGDDEVQSSNFIGRLRNRWLQMNAPEIHQKFNKITALAKGFLTRRLMKTVKLKQLQQTVKDTMEFINNFQTEAPLKRGAVSSQDISLQERVVAQLRAALYEIHDIFFVLSPNERMQILSQDREIRKEKQLRQMEKWKSPKEKIALSIATQKSLDRKRQIKAAEMGIHSKQKPQGKQKASCETRILQPSQGQNAPVQRLLHRQGVHTSKKGVEQNRERDTESRFPRKTGPGRHLWHHCVDSPA from the exons ATGGAAGACTATGAGGAGTTCTGCAAGAGGCATTTAGCCAGGATTCAATCAGAAATGATAAAACATGAAATTTCACAATCAGTCTACCAGAAGAACAACTCTGTTATTCATTTTCATGGAATAGCTGTACTTTCTCCTTTG ATGAAGACTGAAAGAAAACTGGAAATGCAGCAGTACAGACAAAAGGCTATGGAGTTGGAGCTAGGTCAGTACAAAGCAAGAAAAAGTGCCTTACTTACCCGTGTGGAAGAAATTATTGAAAATATACAG GTATGTAAAGTGCCAAGTAATGCTGAATGTGCAAGTGAATTCAAAACAATACAACATGTTAACCATTCTTCAGTTTCACCAACGTCTACTAAAAAATCAGAGGATCTTGATCAATCATCTCAGTCATTGTTGGAGTTAAAGGAGAATAGTTCCAGTGGaatttctgatgaaagatgtACTCAAATAAGTGAGCTTTCCAGATCAATCTGTAGTGTTCAAACTAACGGCACTAGTTCAGTATTTGTGAGCACTACAAAAGAATCAGAGACTGATGTACTGCCACCTGAAAAGGAATCTCCTGATCACTATGCAATGAGTCTCCAGAACCTGCTTAAAAAGTCAAGGGAATACATAGAGAGAGAACAAAATCGACGTAATGGGAAAAACGTTTGCAAGGATGGTACAAATGAAAGCAATTCAGATAAAGAAAATGAAGGTATTAAAGTCAATGACTTGGAAAACGAAAGAAACAAAATTTCTAAAAGTCAGAGTCCTGTTGTAGTTGATAAATCAAGCAGTACAAGGTCACCTTTACAATCACAAGTTGCTTCTATGATAAATGAAAGCTTTAAATTGCCTGATAAAACAGCACTTAGCACATCTACTTCAGATTTACCTGCAAATTCAGATTTAGCAGCCAAATCAAGGAAAGGCTCATCTAAAGAATTTGAGTCAGATGAGGAATGGATAAACAGCTCGGGATGTAAATATGAAACTAGTTTGTTTAAAAGCCTAACAGGATCTTATGCCAAACTGCCCAATCCTGAACCAAGTCGTAGTCCTAAAATACACCAAAGACGTCCCAGAACTTCAACCAATATTGTAATTAATAATCCAGTGAATGCTTATGACCTAAGCCCAAAAGAAAAATTCAGTGGCCTACCTGGGACTAATCATGGTCAAATAAATATTGGTGGCCTTGATGTAAGAAGAGCTATTCCAAATGAGCTTCGAGCAATTGCCGATCAAGAAGAAATTGAAAGAAGTGTTGCAAAACTACAAGATCTTTCATTGTCTTTGGGAAAGATAAATGATATAGTTACAAAAAATAATCCACAGTATATCTGCTCAGAATTTTCTGAAAAGTCTGAACTAAGTAAGATTAGAAATATGGTCGATAATGAAGTTAATTTGCCAACAAGGAGCTTAATTCATAAAGATTCATATGATTTGGAAAGGACTCCTTCATTACTTGCAAGTGGACTAGAAATAAGTCAGCTATCAACAGCCCAGAATGAACTTAATCTCAGTGGCCAAAAGACTAGCAGCCTGATTGAAAAGGCTAAACAAGGTTCACCTGTTATTCTTAATCAATCCTATGATGTCAAACATCCATCTCCAGTGCTATTGCAAGCCCATAATACAAGGCAACAAACTGATTTCTTGCTTGGATCTTTCGAAAGTGAAGCGAGTCCACAAAGCAACATGGACATTAAAGTCAAACGCAAGTTGGTTCTGGAAAGCAAACAATCTGCTGCAAAAACTACAGCCTCATCTCTCCAGGAGCTGAATATGTTGATTCAAGAAAGGCATCATAGAGTTCCTATAACCAGGAAGGAAAATGAAGTGCCCTTAAATAACCACATCAAGACAGTAG ATGAGGAGATCATCACAAAACATATGATGGCTTTTGTAGAAATGCGAAAGCAACTGGAAGAGCAACACACCTTACAGCTCTCTATGCTAATAGCTGAACAAGAGAAGGAGCAGGAAAAGCTGCGAAGG GAAATAGAAGAACAAGAAAGGCGACTGAGAGAGCAAACAAGTTTTATGAGGGAATCTTCTGAAAGTTGTTCAAGTAAAGAAACCTCCTTAGATTGGAAGAGAATAAGTGGAAACTATTTTGTGTCTTCCCTGGTAAACAGAATGGATGGCAGTCACTCTG TGCTCACCAGCAATTCGATACGTGCTGACTCTTCCTTCAGTCGTTGGGGACTTGGGGATGATGAAGTGCAGTCCTCCAACTTCATTGGCAGACTGAGGAATAGGTGGTTACAG ATGAATGCACCAGAAATCCATCAAAAATTTAATAAGATTACAGCTCTGGCAAAAGGATTTCTAACTCGAAGACTGATGAAAACAGTGAAATTAAAACAGCTTCAGCAGACTGTAAAA GATACCATGGAGTTTATAAATAACTTTCAGACAGAAGCACCCTTGAAAAGAGGTGCAGTTTCATCACAAGATATTTCACTGCAGGAAAGAGTTGTTGCTCAG TTGCGAGCTGCACTTTATGAGATACATgacattttctttgtattaagtccTAATGAGAGAATGCAGATCCTATCTCAAGATCGGGAAATTCGTAAAgaaaaacagctgagacaaatg GAGAAATGGAAGAGTCCTAAAGAAAAAATAGCCCTTTCAATTGCAACACAGAAATCTTTAGACAGGAAAAGGCAAATTAA AGCTGCTGAAATGGGAATACATAGTAAACAAAAGCCACAAGGAAAACAAAAAGCTTCATGTGAAACCAG AATTCTTCAACCAAGTCAAGGACAGAACGCCCCAGTTCAAAGGCTACTACACAGACAAGG